Proteins from one Pelosinus sp. IPA-1 genomic window:
- the yqeB gene encoding selenium-dependent molybdenum cofactor biosynthesis protein YqeB encodes MKRLIVIKGAGDIATGIACRLFRSGFPIIMTELAQPTVIRRTVAFAQVIFSGQVIVENVVAVNTSMENSLEVVKQGQIPVVVDPQGRIMNVLKPWGIVDAILAKKNLGTQITDAPAVVGIGPGFTAGLDVHAVVESMRGHDLGRVIIEGKALPDTGIPGEIGGYTRERILRAPCQGVFKGISRIGDSVVAGEIVAHVNKEPVIAEISGILRGLLQDGLTVKAGMKIGDIDARCVQQHCFSISDKARAIGGGVLEALMQRLELEKKM; translated from the coding sequence ATGAAAAGGCTTATAGTAATCAAGGGGGCTGGTGACATAGCGACAGGTATAGCTTGTCGCTTATTTCGTAGTGGGTTTCCTATAATTATGACTGAATTAGCGCAGCCTACGGTCATTCGAAGAACCGTTGCTTTTGCGCAAGTTATTTTCTCAGGTCAGGTTATTGTAGAAAATGTTGTGGCTGTAAACACCTCAATGGAAAATTCTTTAGAAGTAGTTAAACAAGGACAAATCCCTGTAGTGGTTGATCCACAAGGTCGCATTATGAATGTACTTAAACCGTGGGGAATTGTCGATGCTATATTGGCAAAAAAAAATCTTGGTACTCAAATAACTGATGCCCCTGCTGTAGTAGGAATAGGGCCTGGATTTACTGCTGGCCTTGATGTACATGCTGTCGTGGAAAGTATGCGAGGTCATGATTTAGGTAGAGTTATTATAGAAGGAAAGGCTTTGCCTGATACGGGAATACCTGGGGAAATCGGAGGTTATACCCGGGAACGAATTTTACGCGCTCCTTGCCAAGGGGTTTTTAAAGGTATTAGCAGAATTGGAGATAGTGTAGTAGCAGGAGAAATTGTGGCTCATGTGAATAAAGAACCAGTTATTGCAGAGATTTCTGGCATTTTAAGGGGACTTCTACAAGATGGTCTTACTGTTAAAGCAGGTATGAAAATTGGAGATATTGATGCGAGATGTGTACAACAACATTGTTTTTCTATTTCGGATAAAGCGCGAGCAATTGGCGGTGGCGTCCTAGAAGCTTTGATGCAACGACTAGAATTAGAAAAAAAGATGTAG
- the xdhA gene encoding xanthine dehydrogenase subunit XdhA has protein sequence MQSVGKDFPRIDGFAKVCGKAKYVDDFFERDMLHAKIFRSTIANGWVKRIDVSKAKAMSGVEAVITFADVPKHTFPTAGHPYSKDPKHQDVADRHLLTQRIRLYGDEIAAVIAVDELTAEKALRLIEIEYEEYTPILTAADALEEGAVEIHEGTKNIIKKTDFCLGELEEAFLESDYVFEDEFVTSMVQHCAMENHSAYSYIDENGKIVVVSSTQIPHICRRIIGQALGIPWGRARVIKPYIGGGFGSKQDVVVEPLVAFLTTVVHGRPVKLEFSREETFIASRVRHPITFKFRTGVTKDGTILARELKAISNNGSYASHGHSIVSNCLTKFRHLYSQKAIRGEATTVYTNLPAAGAMRGYGIPQVTFGLESHMEDIARELKIDPIEFRLKNSNKEGYVDPLTGISARSNGLDECIALGKKLIGWDEKKTNALKQTGSKRRGLGMACFCYKTGTYPFGLEIAGARIILNQDGSIQLQIGATEIGQGSDTIFAQMAAQTIGIPMDMVSVVSTQDTDITPFDTGSYASRQTYVSGMAVKKASEEIKMKVLNYAWGMTDIPASALTLVDGWVVYIHNGEKVMSIADVALDSYYDAVFAAPITADVTNNARTNALAFGCTFVEVEVDIPIAKVEVLAIYNVHDAGKLINPKLAHAQVHGGVSMALGYALYEQMLFDSKTGKPLNSNLLDYKLMTTLDTPEIGTAFIETYEPTGPYGNKALGEPPAISPAPAIRNAIYDATGVKLYEVPMNPQRLFEKFKSTGLL, from the coding sequence ATGCAAAGTGTGGGAAAAGATTTTCCTAGAATTGATGGATTTGCTAAAGTATGCGGTAAAGCAAAATATGTAGATGATTTTTTTGAAAGGGATATGCTCCATGCGAAAATTTTTCGTAGCACAATTGCTAATGGATGGGTAAAAAGGATTGATGTAAGTAAAGCAAAAGCAATGTCTGGTGTGGAGGCGGTTATAACTTTTGCAGATGTTCCCAAACATACATTCCCGACAGCCGGTCATCCCTATAGTAAAGATCCAAAACATCAGGATGTGGCTGATCGTCATCTTTTAACCCAGCGGATACGTCTATACGGAGATGAAATTGCAGCCGTAATTGCCGTAGATGAGTTGACAGCTGAAAAAGCCTTACGTCTTATCGAAATTGAATATGAGGAATACACACCTATTTTAACTGCCGCAGATGCGTTAGAAGAAGGTGCTGTTGAAATTCATGAAGGAACTAAAAATATCATAAAAAAAACTGACTTTTGCCTAGGAGAGCTGGAAGAAGCTTTTTTAGAATCTGATTATGTTTTTGAAGATGAATTTGTAACAAGTATGGTACAACATTGCGCTATGGAAAATCATAGTGCCTATTCTTATATCGATGAGAACGGCAAAATTGTCGTAGTTTCCTCGACACAAATCCCTCATATTTGTCGAAGGATTATCGGCCAAGCGCTAGGAATCCCCTGGGGAAGAGCGCGTGTTATTAAACCTTACATTGGTGGAGGATTTGGTAGCAAACAGGATGTAGTTGTTGAGCCTCTGGTCGCCTTTTTAACAACAGTTGTGCATGGAAGACCCGTAAAACTTGAGTTTTCTCGCGAGGAAACCTTTATAGCTTCTAGGGTGCGCCATCCTATTACATTTAAATTTAGAACAGGCGTAACGAAAGACGGTACCATCCTCGCTCGAGAACTAAAGGCGATTTCGAATAATGGCTCTTATGCTTCTCACGGACACTCGATTGTTTCTAATTGTCTTACTAAATTTAGGCACCTCTATAGTCAAAAAGCAATTAGAGGAGAAGCAACTACTGTATATACCAATCTCCCTGCTGCGGGTGCTATGAGGGGATATGGAATTCCTCAGGTTACCTTTGGGTTGGAATCCCACATGGAGGATATTGCTAGAGAACTTAAGATAGATCCTATAGAGTTTCGTTTAAAAAATAGTAACAAGGAAGGATACGTAGACCCTCTAACTGGTATTTCTGCCCGTAGTAATGGACTTGATGAATGTATTGCTTTGGGTAAAAAACTAATTGGCTGGGATGAAAAAAAGACGAATGCGCTGAAACAAACAGGATCAAAACGGCGTGGTTTAGGGATGGCATGTTTTTGTTACAAAACTGGGACCTATCCTTTTGGGTTAGAAATTGCAGGTGCCAGAATTATTCTAAATCAAGATGGTTCTATTCAGTTACAGATAGGTGCCACTGAAATTGGTCAGGGTAGTGATACAATTTTTGCTCAAATGGCAGCCCAAACTATCGGAATACCAATGGATATGGTTAGTGTGGTTTCTACTCAAGACACAGATATTACACCATTCGATACAGGCTCCTATGCGTCAAGGCAGACCTATGTTTCTGGTATGGCTGTTAAGAAAGCGTCGGAAGAAATAAAAATGAAAGTATTGAATTATGCTTGGGGAATGACGGATATACCAGCAAGTGCGCTCACTCTTGTAGATGGCTGGGTTGTTTATATACATAACGGAGAAAAAGTTATGTCGATTGCCGACGTGGCATTAGATAGTTATTATGACGCTGTATTTGCCGCACCCATTACTGCGGATGTCACGAATAATGCTCGAACGAACGCTTTAGCCTTTGGTTGTACCTTTGTTGAAGTAGAAGTTGATATTCCGATAGCAAAGGTAGAGGTTCTTGCAATCTATAATGTCCATGATGCAGGAAAACTCATTAACCCTAAATTAGCCCATGCTCAAGTTCATGGGGGAGTGAGTATGGCGCTAGGGTACGCGTTGTATGAACAAATGTTATTTGACTCTAAAACAGGAAAACCATTAAATAGTAATCTTCTTGACTATAAACTGATGACGACCTTAGATACACCTGAAATTGGTACGGCTTTTATAGAAACTTATGAACCTACAGGGCCATATGGTAATAAGGCTCTTGGGGAACCGCCTGCTATATCACCAGCTCCTGCCATTCGTAATGCTATCTATGATGCCACAGGTGTGAAATTATATGAAGTTCCGATGAATCCACAGCGCTTGTTTGAAAAATTTAAGTCTACAGGCTTACTGTAG
- a CDS encoding sigma-54-dependent Fis family transcriptional regulator, translating into MKKTILQEIQDVVIQYGKVISHVIKMDVEIVDANLFRISGTGIYNNQINIDMSKEGFVYKQVLATGKTQLIEKPGEHIFCTLCPKQGRCEEKMELCTPIKLNDEIIGVIGLICFNEEQKQKLLDDIDFYQLFIMQIAEFISAKAYEQRERERDQVITTLLMHVINNVDKGVLILNQNNQIIQINNSAVKQLQLTSTCINEKVAIEPTGDSMLGAEEYKVTIAQKKFKLMGDLLTVSPGFAVYDKIFIFNEMKSVKSDIYGLTNVAKSVSLENIIGESEAIKQLKNKIRKVADSNSTVLVSGQSGTGKELVARAIHAESNRSTKPFIAVNCGAIPDTLLESELFGYIKGAFTGADPRGKIGKFELANKGVIFLDEVGDMPIYLQVKLLRVLQERKLVRIGSNQLISFDVRVIAATNKDLKALIKENKFREDLFYRLNVIPLEVPSLSQRIEDIHMLVTNTMAKYCGLFHKKVRKIDQATMDILIRYPWPGNVRELENTIEFMINMADDLGVLTKETLPRNIREYKSTREKGNEGAIRLLREVEQEHIMKAIAFYGDNTKGKQVAARQLGIGIATLYRKLNERL; encoded by the coding sequence GTGAAAAAAACAATTTTGCAAGAAATTCAGGATGTCGTCATTCAGTATGGAAAAGTTATCTCCCATGTTATAAAAATGGATGTGGAGATTGTTGATGCTAATTTATTTCGAATCTCTGGCACTGGAATTTATAATAACCAGATCAACATAGATATGTCTAAAGAAGGCTTTGTCTATAAGCAAGTTCTCGCTACAGGAAAAACCCAGTTGATTGAAAAACCTGGAGAGCATATTTTCTGTACCTTGTGTCCCAAGCAAGGACGTTGCGAGGAGAAGATGGAGCTATGTACTCCGATTAAGTTAAATGATGAAATTATCGGTGTTATTGGTTTGATTTGCTTTAATGAAGAACAAAAACAAAAGCTATTAGATGATATAGACTTTTATCAATTATTTATAATGCAGATTGCCGAATTTATAAGTGCTAAAGCATATGAACAGCGTGAAAGAGAACGGGATCAGGTCATTACGACATTATTAATGCATGTGATTAATAATGTCGACAAAGGTGTTCTTATCTTAAATCAAAATAACCAAATTATTCAAATCAATAACAGTGCAGTAAAGCAACTACAACTAACTTCAACTTGTATCAACGAGAAGGTAGCCATAGAGCCTACTGGAGACTCTATGTTAGGTGCAGAAGAATATAAGGTTACTATTGCCCAAAAGAAGTTTAAATTAATGGGGGATTTACTGACAGTTTCTCCTGGTTTTGCAGTGTATGATAAAATTTTTATTTTTAATGAAATGAAAAGTGTAAAATCAGATATATATGGCTTAACAAATGTGGCTAAGTCTGTTAGCTTAGAAAACATTATCGGCGAATCTGAGGCAATTAAACAATTGAAAAATAAAATTCGCAAAGTAGCTGATTCTAATTCTACAGTATTAGTTTCTGGTCAAAGCGGTACGGGAAAGGAGCTAGTAGCAAGGGCAATTCATGCTGAAAGTAATCGAAGTACTAAGCCATTTATTGCTGTAAACTGTGGAGCTATCCCAGATACTTTATTGGAAAGCGAGCTTTTTGGTTATATCAAAGGTGCATTTACAGGAGCAGATCCTCGTGGGAAAATTGGTAAGTTTGAACTCGCTAATAAAGGCGTTATCTTCCTGGATGAAGTTGGTGATATGCCAATATACTTACAGGTTAAGTTGCTACGGGTCTTACAAGAACGGAAATTAGTGCGTATTGGATCGAATCAGTTAATTTCCTTTGATGTTCGTGTTATTGCCGCTACAAACAAGGACTTGAAAGCGTTAATTAAAGAGAATAAATTCCGTGAGGATTTGTTCTATCGATTGAATGTCATACCTCTTGAAGTACCATCTCTTTCCCAGCGAATAGAAGACATCCATATGCTTGTGACAAATACTATGGCAAAATACTGTGGTTTATTTCATAAGAAAGTAAGAAAAATTGACCAGGCCACCATGGATATCTTAATACGGTATCCTTGGCCTGGTAATGTACGAGAATTAGAAAACACCATTGAATTTATGATTAATATGGCAGATGATTTAGGGGTCCTTACAAAGGAAACTTTGCCGCGTAATATTCGAGAATACAAAAGTACTAGGGAAAAAGGTAATGAGGGGGCTATTCGTCTTTTACGAGAAGTTGAGCAAGAACACATCATGAAGGCAATTGCTTTTTACGGTGATAATACGAAAGGAAAGCAAGTCGCTGCAAGACAGTTAGGGATTGGTATAGCTACTTTATATCGTAAGTTAAATGAAAGATTATAA